One window of Polynucleobacter sp. HIN5 genomic DNA carries:
- a CDS encoding HAD family hydrolase translates to MSTPVFEGVFFDLDGTLADTAPDLVAAANRLLTVNRRAPMAYEILRPMASAGARGLIQKSFGIGPDHPEFITLRDYFLSFYEEALLVHSKLYEGMEELLQELDEQKIPWGIVTNKQQRFTQPLTEQMGLLKRAHCVVSGDTTPHSKPHPEPILHAARLAKVDPNRAIYIGDDIRDIVSGKAAGMQTAAALYGYCGCEEPPHSWGADYLIHRPQDLRQILFTK, encoded by the coding sequence ATGAGTACGCCAGTATTTGAAGGGGTCTTTTTTGATCTTGATGGCACGCTCGCTGATACCGCGCCGGATTTAGTTGCTGCAGCCAACCGTCTACTGACTGTTAATCGGCGTGCACCCATGGCCTACGAGATCTTGCGGCCTATGGCATCTGCGGGAGCTCGGGGTCTGATTCAGAAAAGTTTTGGGATTGGTCCCGATCACCCTGAGTTTATTACCTTGCGTGATTACTTCTTAAGCTTTTATGAGGAAGCGCTTCTGGTCCACAGCAAACTTTACGAGGGTATGGAAGAGCTTTTGCAAGAACTTGATGAACAAAAGATTCCGTGGGGGATTGTCACCAATAAACAACAACGATTTACCCAACCGCTCACCGAGCAAATGGGCTTACTGAAAAGAGCGCATTGCGTAGTCTCGGGCGATACCACGCCCCACTCCAAGCCCCATCCAGAACCGATTTTGCATGCCGCTCGCCTAGCCAAGGTCGATCCCAACAGGGCCATTTATATTGGTGACGATATTCGCGACATAGTCTCCGGCAAGGCTGCTGGGATGCAAACAGCGGCCGCTCTCTATGGCTATTGTGGGTGCGAAGAACCGCCGCATTCCTGGGGTGCAGACTACCTGATTCATCGTCCACAGGACTTGCGCCAAATTCTGTTTACAAAATAA